The nucleotide sequence GCCGATGGCGCGGGCGAGATCACCGTAGGTCGCGGTTTGACCAGACTTGATTTTCAGCGCGGCGTGATAAATCGAGGCTTGGAAATCACTGACCTGATGCCACGCGTAAGCGACGTCGGTGAAATCCTGCGGCTCACCGCGCAGATGGCTCTGCACCCGTGCGATGAGCGCATTGACCCAGGCGGGAGCCGGCGCGGACGTTTCGGCGGGGGCCAACAGCGCAAAGCCCGTCACCACATCGCCGTCCCAACTGATACTGCAGTCTCCGATGGCGGTGGCGAAATTGTGAGCCGACATGATGCCTCCACGCTGGGACTCGCGCGGCGCTTGTCGAGAACGCGCGCGTCGGTTTCAGGCGGTCTTTGAAACGGGCTGACGTAAAATGGTTTTCAGCCGCGCCGGTTCCACCCGCCGCGGGTCTGACAGGTAGATTTCATGGGGATCACCATCGCTGGCATAGCCTTCGGCGGTGGCGTATCGGGCCATGGCGGCAAACGTGGACGGTTCATCCTCGTAGGGACCGACGTGCAGCATCTGCACCACCAAACCTTCATCGATTTCGACCCGTTGCACTTCTCGAACCGTAGCGGGTTTTTTCTTCTCGATCAGCACCGCAATGGTCTCATCAAGTTCGGCCGCTGTGATGAAGTCGGGCACGCGCATGAGCAATTGCCACCGCCAGCCGTCGGAGTCGCGTTCGGCGGGCAAATGCTTCCAAATGCACTCAAGCTTGCCCACCGCGTAGTCGGGACCCGGGCCCAGTTTGCGGCGGAATTTCAGCGTGTAGCCCACGGCGTAGAGTGCCCCGATGCCATCGCCGAAGCGGTCGCCACCGGGACGACCGGAGCCGTTGAACGCTAGATAGAGCCCCGGTGTGGTGGGCACGAGTTTGGGCGTGCGGGGCGACGCGTATTCAGATTTCAGCGACTTGAAGAGATCGATTTTTCCGGGAGTGGGCATGGGGGCGGCGGGTCAAGGGGTGAGGGGA is from Synoicihabitans lomoniglobus and encodes:
- a CDS encoding methylated-DNA--[protein]-cysteine S-methyltransferase, coding for MSAHNFATAIGDCSISWDGDVVTGFALLAPAETSAPAPAWVNALIARVQSHLRGEPQDFTDVAYAWHQVSDFQASIYHAALKIKSGQTATYGDLARAIGQPPAVSRAVGTALGQNPWPLLVPCHRFIGANGKMTGFSARGGITTKLQLLAIEGSELFPA
- a CDS encoding GyrI-like domain-containing protein, whose protein sequence is MPTPGKIDLFKSLKSEYASPRTPKLVPTTPGLYLAFNGSGRPGGDRFGDGIGALYAVGYTLKFRRKLGPGPDYAVGKLECIWKHLPAERDSDGWRWQLLMRVPDFITAAELDETIAVLIEKKKPATVREVQRVEIDEGLVVQMLHVGPYEDEPSTFAAMARYATAEGYASDGDPHEIYLSDPRRVEPARLKTILRQPVSKTA